In a genomic window of Micromonospora cremea:
- a CDS encoding NAD kinase, whose amino-acid sequence MSRTALLVTHTGRRRSTEHARAVAADLIAAGFEVRVIAEEADDLDLPGVVPVAGPEAAEGAEIVFALGGDGTFLRAAEVARPAKAPLLGINLGKVGFLAEAEIDDLDTAVRDVVGRNYTVDERLTLDVTAEFDGGPTIESWALNEISVEKGERAQMLELLVDVDGRPLSRYGCDGVVCATPTGSTAYAFSGGGPVVWPEVEALLLVPISAHALFSRPLVTAPTSTFMITVDPFTTLAVLSCDGRRVYDLPPGARVTVRRGALPVRIVRLRDRPFTDRLVAKFGLPVHGWRGSRR is encoded by the coding sequence ATGAGCCGGACCGCGCTGCTGGTGACCCACACCGGTCGTCGGCGTAGTACCGAGCACGCCCGCGCCGTCGCCGCCGATCTGATCGCCGCGGGTTTCGAGGTGCGGGTGATCGCCGAGGAGGCCGACGACCTCGACCTGCCCGGCGTGGTGCCGGTCGCCGGCCCGGAGGCCGCCGAGGGCGCCGAGATCGTCTTCGCCCTCGGCGGGGACGGGACGTTCCTGCGGGCGGCCGAGGTGGCCCGGCCGGCGAAGGCGCCCCTGCTCGGCATCAACCTCGGCAAGGTGGGCTTCCTGGCCGAGGCCGAGATCGACGACCTGGACACCGCGGTCCGTGACGTCGTCGGGCGCAACTACACCGTGGACGAGCGGCTCACCCTGGACGTCACGGCCGAGTTCGACGGTGGCCCGACCATCGAGTCCTGGGCGCTCAACGAGATCAGCGTCGAGAAGGGCGAGCGAGCGCAGATGCTCGAACTCCTCGTCGACGTGGACGGTCGGCCGCTGTCGCGCTACGGCTGCGACGGCGTGGTCTGCGCCACCCCCACCGGCTCCACCGCGTACGCGTTCTCCGGCGGCGGGCCGGTGGTCTGGCCGGAGGTGGAGGCGCTGCTGCTGGTGCCGATCAGCGCGCACGCGTTGTTCAGTCGTCCGCTGGTCACCGCCCCGACGTCCACGTTCATGATCACCGTTGACCCGTTCACCACCCTCGCCGTGCTCAGCTGCGACGGCCGGCGGGTCTACGACCTGCCGCCCGGCGCCCGGGTCACGGTGCGGCGCGGCGCCCTGCCGGTGCGCATCGTCCGGCTGCGGGACCGCCCGTTCACCGACCGGCTGGTCGCCAAGTTCGGGCTGCCCGTGCACGGCTGGCGCGGCTCTCGCCGCTGA
- a CDS encoding S8 family serine peptidase, whose translation MHRPPRWLTAGAVGALVVGLAAPASADPPARPTGPNPGPTVPGTAPVHITLITGDQVDLVQAAPGRLAATVRPGPGRERITFHTVEADGGLRVLPSDVVPYLSAGVLDSNLFDVQELAADGYGDAAQGSLPLIVRYQEQAGGRVRPLAGVTDARPLESINGAALRVGKGDLGGLWTTLRGTPQARTAGAPARLGAGVARIWLDGKVRPALEHSVPQIGAPAAWAAGRDGNGVKVAVLDTGVDATHPDLAGRIAEAQDFSGSGSARDGHGHGTHVAATIAGSGAASAGVRKGVAPGAQLLVGKVLDDAGSGYDSSIIAGMEWAAHSGAKVVSMSLGGSATDGTDPMSQAVNDLTAETGALFVIAAGNEGTPRSVGSPGAAAAALTVGAVDRDDNLADFSSRGPRLGDNGLKPEITAPGVGIIAARAAGTTMGTPVGDAYTTASGTSMATPHVAGAAAILAQEHPDWTAGKLKDALVSTTKANPELTVFEQGGGRVDVARALGQRVYGSATADFGRVSTGGAAVERTVTYTNGTTAPQTLRLALELRNLDSGAAEPDGVTAGGGEVTVPAGGSVAVPLRADPAKLARGPHGGWLVATGADGVAVRTAVGLTLSGPVHTVTVKVLDMQGQPGLAPVLTLFGEQPESDFIGWVGGETQVQVEEGPYLVEALIEHGAPLDEQITLATDPELMVTGDVTVVLDPRKGTPVRIETPKPAEQRAAISFYEHRVFGNGRQVDHGVMTFSTIQQVNVTPTRQVRQGEFEFSSRWQLVAPMVDARISGVSGPLDINLMGHSPAPTGRQKLPLVWAGTGTPAELARVRGAAALLTTNPDASEDEQIAAAAAAGAKSVLIVRPADQSAWTVWTPQGDRLAVPAMAVAYDDGQRVIAAAREGRATLDLTLTVDSPYLYDVWQVSKGRVPERIEHIVTAKNTAEVSANYGDVGGSEWATEQRFGWRPWQDTSWNDDQRLVRTGTTRQEFVSAGDNWWQHRVLHRITWSWGRLLGGLTQQPRRYDADDRASETWHAPVVRPAVPAGGGAPVPTRTGDNLDLRVAEFVDADGNHSAAGGAEESDTVEARLSRDGKQIADLSGGWAPVPTTAESARYRLDLSTQRSSDEWRYATRTETAWQFTSARPDGDTARPLPLLQVDYQVPADLRGQVAGGRTHRLGLTLRQPAGVPAPTGTSLRVEVSFDGGKNWRKVPVQGSGTRFTATVPAGRGAVSLRVHGSDGAGNTVDQSVVDAYGLR comes from the coding sequence ATGCACAGGCCCCCACGCTGGCTGACCGCCGGCGCGGTCGGCGCGTTGGTCGTCGGGCTCGCCGCACCGGCGTCCGCCGACCCGCCTGCCCGGCCCACCGGCCCGAACCCGGGTCCGACCGTCCCGGGTACCGCGCCCGTTCACATCACCCTCATCACCGGCGACCAGGTCGACCTTGTTCAGGCGGCGCCCGGCCGGCTGGCCGCCACCGTGCGCCCCGGCCCCGGCCGTGAGCGGATCACCTTCCACACCGTGGAGGCCGACGGCGGGCTGCGGGTGCTGCCCAGCGACGTCGTGCCGTACCTCTCCGCAGGGGTGCTCGATTCCAACCTGTTCGATGTGCAGGAGTTGGCCGCCGACGGGTACGGCGACGCCGCGCAGGGCTCGCTGCCGCTGATCGTGCGTTACCAGGAGCAGGCCGGCGGCCGGGTCCGGCCGCTCGCCGGTGTCACCGACGCCCGGCCGTTGGAGAGCATCAACGGCGCGGCGTTGCGGGTCGGCAAGGGCGACCTCGGTGGCCTGTGGACGACGCTGCGCGGCACGCCGCAGGCCCGTACCGCGGGTGCGCCTGCCCGGCTCGGCGCCGGCGTCGCCCGGATCTGGCTGGACGGGAAGGTCCGTCCGGCGCTGGAGCACAGCGTGCCGCAGATCGGCGCTCCGGCGGCCTGGGCGGCTGGCCGGGACGGTAACGGCGTCAAGGTGGCGGTGCTCGACACCGGCGTCGACGCCACCCACCCCGACCTGGCCGGGCGGATCGCCGAGGCGCAGGACTTCTCCGGCAGCGGTAGCGCCCGCGACGGGCACGGCCACGGCACCCACGTGGCGGCCACCATCGCCGGCAGCGGCGCGGCTTCCGCCGGGGTGCGCAAGGGCGTCGCCCCCGGCGCGCAGCTGCTGGTCGGCAAGGTGCTCGACGACGCCGGCTCCGGCTACGACTCGTCCATCATCGCGGGCATGGAGTGGGCCGCCCACTCCGGCGCGAAGGTGGTCAGCATGAGCCTCGGTGGCTCCGCCACCGACGGCACCGACCCGATGAGCCAGGCCGTCAACGACCTGACCGCCGAGACCGGGGCGCTCTTCGTCATCGCCGCCGGCAACGAGGGCACGCCGCGTTCGGTCGGCTCGCCGGGCGCGGCCGCCGCGGCGCTCACCGTCGGCGCGGTGGACCGCGACGACAACCTCGCGGACTTCTCCAGCCGTGGCCCGCGGCTCGGCGACAACGGCCTCAAGCCGGAGATCACCGCTCCGGGCGTCGGCATCATCGCCGCCCGGGCCGCCGGCACCACCATGGGTACGCCGGTGGGGGACGCGTACACGACCGCGTCGGGCACCTCGATGGCCACCCCGCACGTCGCCGGCGCGGCCGCGATCCTCGCCCAGGAACACCCGGACTGGACCGCCGGGAAGCTCAAGGACGCTCTGGTCAGCACCACGAAGGCGAACCCGGAGTTGACCGTCTTCGAGCAGGGCGGCGGCCGGGTCGACGTGGCCCGGGCGCTCGGCCAGCGGGTGTACGGCTCGGCCACCGCCGACTTCGGTCGGGTGTCCACCGGCGGCGCGGCGGTCGAGCGGACCGTCACGTACACCAACGGCACCACGGCCCCGCAGACCCTGCGGCTGGCCCTGGAGCTGCGCAACCTGGACAGCGGCGCGGCCGAGCCCGACGGTGTCACCGCCGGCGGCGGCGAGGTGACCGTGCCGGCGGGCGGCAGCGTGGCCGTGCCACTGCGCGCCGACCCGGCGAAGCTGGCCCGCGGTCCGCACGGCGGGTGGCTGGTGGCCACCGGCGCGGACGGCGTCGCGGTGCGTACCGCCGTCGGGCTCACCCTGAGCGGCCCGGTGCACACGGTCACGGTGAAGGTGCTGGACATGCAGGGGCAGCCGGGCCTCGCGCCGGTGCTCACCCTCTTCGGCGAGCAGCCCGAGTCCGACTTCATCGGCTGGGTCGGCGGCGAAACGCAGGTGCAGGTCGAAGAGGGCCCGTACCTCGTCGAGGCGCTGATCGAGCACGGCGCGCCGCTGGACGAGCAGATCACCCTGGCCACCGACCCGGAGCTGATGGTCACCGGGGACGTCACCGTGGTGCTCGACCCGCGCAAGGGCACCCCGGTGCGGATCGAGACGCCGAAGCCGGCCGAGCAGCGAGCCGCGATCAGCTTCTACGAGCACCGGGTCTTCGGCAACGGCCGGCAGGTCGACCACGGCGTGATGACCTTCAGCACCATCCAGCAGGTCAACGTCACGCCGACCCGTCAGGTGCGCCAGGGCGAGTTCGAGTTCTCCTCGCGCTGGCAGCTGGTGGCGCCGATGGTGGACGCCCGGATCAGCGGGGTGTCCGGTCCGCTGGACATCAACCTGATGGGCCACTCGCCGGCGCCGACCGGCCGGCAGAAGCTGCCGCTGGTCTGGGCCGGGACCGGCACCCCCGCCGAGCTGGCCCGGGTGCGCGGCGCCGCGGCGCTGCTCACCACCAACCCGGACGCCTCGGAGGATGAGCAGATCGCGGCGGCTGCGGCGGCCGGTGCGAAGTCGGTGCTCATCGTCCGGCCGGCCGACCAGAGCGCGTGGACGGTCTGGACCCCGCAGGGGGACCGGCTTGCCGTGCCCGCGATGGCGGTGGCGTACGACGACGGGCAGCGGGTGATCGCGGCGGCGCGTGAGGGCCGGGCGACGCTGGACCTGACGCTGACCGTGGACAGCCCCTACCTGTACGACGTGTGGCAGGTCTCGAAGGGCCGGGTGCCGGAGCGGATCGAGCACATCGTCACCGCGAAGAACACCGCCGAGGTGAGCGCCAACTACGGCGACGTCGGCGGTTCGGAGTGGGCCACCGAGCAGCGGTTCGGCTGGCGTCCGTGGCAGGACACCTCCTGGAACGACGACCAGCGGCTGGTGCGTACCGGCACCACCCGGCAGGAGTTCGTCAGCGCCGGCGACAACTGGTGGCAGCACCGGGTCCTGCACCGGATCACCTGGTCCTGGGGACGGCTGCTCGGCGGTTTGACTCAGCAGCCCCGGCGGTACGACGCCGACGACCGCGCCAGCGAGACCTGGCACGCCCCGGTGGTCCGGCCGGCCGTTCCGGCTGGCGGCGGGGCCCCGGTGCCGACCCGCACCGGGGACAACCTGGACCTGCGGGTGGCCGAGTTCGTCGACGCCGACGGGAACCACAGCGCGGCCGGCGGAGCCGAGGAGTCGGACACCGTCGAGGCCCGGCTCAGCCGGGACGGGAAGCAGATCGCCGACCTCTCCGGCGGGTGGGCGCCGGTGCCCACCACCGCGGAGTCGGCCCGCTACCGGCTCGACCTGAGCACGCAGCGGTCGTCGGACGAGTGGCGCTACGCCACCCGCACCGAGACGGCCTGGCAGTTCACCTCGGCCCGCCCGGACGGGGACACGGCCCGGCCGTTGCCGCTGCTCCAGGTCGACTACCAGGTCCCGGCCGACCTGCGCGGCCAGGTGGCCGGCGGTCGGACGCACCGGCTGGGGTTGACCCTGCGCCAGCCGGCGGGTGTACCGGCGCCGACCGGCACCAGCCTGCGCGTCGAGGTGTCCTTCGACGGCGGGAAGAACTGGCGCAAGGTTCCGGTGCAGGGCTCCGGCACCCGGTTCACCGCCACCGTGCCGGCCGGTCGGGGCGCGGTGTCCCTGCGGGTGCACGGCAGCGACGGGGCCGGTAACACCGTCGACCAGAGCGTGGTCGACGCGTACGGGCTGCGCTGA
- a CDS encoding helix-turn-helix domain-containing protein, with the protein MLDVIGLTSAEEELYRCLLQLTTARIDELVDRLQRPRAQVVAQVETLRIKGLVLPTDTDPDAPLRPTAPDVALGAALLRRQEDLEAARRRVTQLAEEYRSGLRRHHGDHLVEVITGARMLRDRLRDLQNSARTEVLWFCRANPLAMAGPENVEEFDALARGVSYRAIYERDLLLEPGALADLAKGVAAGEQARVLDRLPVRLAIVDARTAICPLVPDRDGGEPSAAVIGRSQLLDALLALFESHWRVATRLRLDDPLAVPATEGRRPDPDDHPGDGYRPDADEARLLSLFVAGVPDKSIASQLGVSRRTVQRRLADLMAAAGVDTRPGLAFQVARRGWI; encoded by the coding sequence GTGTTGGACGTGATCGGCCTGACCTCGGCTGAAGAGGAGCTCTACCGCTGCCTGCTCCAGCTCACCACCGCCCGGATCGACGAGCTGGTCGACCGGCTGCAACGCCCGCGCGCCCAGGTCGTCGCGCAGGTCGAGACCCTGCGGATCAAGGGTCTGGTGCTGCCCACCGACACCGACCCGGACGCCCCGCTGCGCCCGACCGCACCGGACGTCGCCCTCGGCGCGGCGCTGCTGCGCCGGCAGGAGGACCTCGAGGCGGCCCGACGGCGGGTCACCCAACTGGCCGAGGAGTACCGGTCCGGGCTGCGCCGCCACCACGGTGACCACCTGGTCGAGGTGATCACCGGGGCCCGGATGCTCCGGGATCGGCTCCGCGATCTGCAGAACTCGGCGCGTACCGAGGTGCTCTGGTTCTGCCGGGCGAACCCGCTGGCGATGGCCGGCCCGGAGAACGTCGAGGAGTTCGACGCGCTGGCCCGCGGGGTGAGCTACCGGGCCATCTACGAGCGGGACCTGCTGCTGGAGCCGGGCGCGCTGGCCGACCTGGCCAAGGGGGTCGCCGCCGGCGAGCAGGCCCGCGTCCTGGACCGGCTGCCGGTCCGACTGGCCATCGTGGACGCCCGCACCGCCATCTGCCCGCTGGTGCCCGACCGCGACGGCGGCGAGCCGAGCGCCGCCGTGATCGGCCGCAGTCAACTGCTCGACGCGCTGCTCGCCCTCTTCGAGAGCCACTGGCGGGTGGCCACCCGGCTGCGGCTGGACGACCCGCTGGCGGTGCCGGCGACCGAGGGCCGAAGGCCCGACCCCGACGACCATCCCGGCGACGGCTACCGGCCGGACGCCGACGAGGCGCGGCTGCTGTCGCTGTTCGTGGCCGGGGTGCCGGACAAGTCCATCGCCTCGCAGCTCGGGGTGAGCCGGCGCACCGTGCAACGCCGGCTCGCCGACCTGATGGCCGCCGCCGGCGTGGACACCCGGCCCGGACTGGCCTTCCAGGTCGCCCGGCGGGGCTGGATCTGA
- the recN gene encoding DNA repair protein RecN: MLEELRITGLGVIEDTTLPLTGGMNVITGETGAGKTMVVTGLGLLFGGRADAGRVRAQPGRAVVEGRLRLQGRVADAVYARITDAGGEPDEDGSLLLSRTVTVEGRSRAHLGGRSMPVSMLGEVGEQAVAVHGQSDQLRLLRPVEQRAALDRFAGPAHEKLLDALREAYTGWRRIVDDLADRRRNARERNQEADLLRLGLDEITRVDPQPGEDDELKIEAQRLEHAEGLRTAAQLAQQCLAGGAEAADETPDATTLLGTSRRTLEAQSGTDPALGELAARLEEAATLVTDVSAELSAYLATLDADPARLQHVYERRAALRALTRKYADDVDGVIAWAERARTRLSDLDTSDDLLDELEREGQRLAGEVADLAGRVSASRQEAAVRFADQVTVELAGLAMPHARIEVAVLPRPAGRSEPALSVNGVEVGIAPDGGDEVELRLLAHPGAPSLPLQRGASGGELSRVMLAIEVVFAGSGGPPTLVFDEVDAGVGGQAAVEIGRRLARLARSHQVLVVTHLPQVAAFADRHLVVAKDTGGAVTTSGVRVVEDTERARELARMLAGLPDSDLGIAHAEELLAVAAKERRP, from the coding sequence GTGCTGGAAGAGCTGCGCATCACCGGACTGGGCGTCATCGAGGACACCACGCTGCCGTTGACCGGCGGGATGAACGTCATCACCGGCGAGACCGGTGCGGGCAAGACGATGGTGGTCACCGGCCTCGGCCTGCTCTTCGGCGGCCGGGCCGACGCCGGGCGGGTGCGTGCCCAGCCCGGGCGGGCCGTGGTGGAGGGGCGGCTGCGTCTGCAAGGTCGCGTCGCCGACGCGGTGTACGCCCGGATCACCGATGCCGGCGGCGAGCCCGACGAGGACGGCTCCCTGCTGCTGAGCCGCACGGTGACGGTGGAGGGCCGGTCCCGCGCGCACCTCGGTGGCCGCAGCATGCCGGTGTCGATGCTCGGTGAGGTGGGTGAGCAGGCGGTGGCCGTGCACGGCCAGTCCGACCAGCTGCGGCTGCTGCGCCCGGTCGAGCAGCGGGCCGCACTGGACCGGTTCGCCGGCCCGGCGCACGAGAAGCTGCTCGACGCGCTGCGTGAGGCGTACACCGGTTGGCGGCGGATCGTCGACGACCTGGCCGACCGGCGACGCAACGCCCGCGAGCGCAACCAGGAGGCCGACCTGCTGCGGCTCGGCCTCGACGAGATCACCCGGGTCGATCCGCAGCCCGGTGAGGATGACGAGCTCAAGATCGAGGCGCAGCGGCTGGAGCACGCTGAGGGGCTGCGTACGGCCGCGCAGCTGGCCCAGCAGTGCCTGGCGGGCGGCGCGGAGGCGGCCGACGAGACACCGGACGCGACGACGCTGCTGGGCACCTCCCGGCGCACCCTGGAGGCGCAGTCCGGCACCGATCCGGCGTTGGGTGAGCTGGCGGCCCGGCTGGAGGAGGCGGCCACGCTGGTCACCGACGTTTCCGCCGAGCTGTCGGCGTACCTGGCGACGCTCGACGCCGACCCGGCCCGGTTGCAGCACGTCTACGAGCGTCGGGCCGCGTTGCGCGCGTTGACCCGCAAGTACGCCGACGACGTCGACGGGGTGATCGCGTGGGCCGAGCGGGCCCGCACCCGACTGTCCGACCTGGACACCTCCGACGATCTGCTCGACGAGTTGGAGCGCGAGGGTCAGCGGCTGGCCGGTGAGGTGGCCGATCTGGCCGGTCGTGTGTCGGCCTCCCGACAGGAGGCGGCTGTCCGTTTCGCCGACCAGGTCACCGTCGAGCTGGCCGGGCTGGCGATGCCGCACGCCCGGATCGAGGTGGCGGTGCTGCCCCGCCCGGCCGGGCGGTCCGAGCCGGCGCTGTCGGTCAACGGCGTCGAGGTGGGCATCGCCCCGGACGGCGGCGACGAGGTGGAGTTGCGGTTGCTGGCCCACCCGGGCGCGCCGTCGCTGCCGTTGCAGCGCGGCGCCTCCGGCGGTGAGCTGTCCCGGGTGATGCTCGCCATCGAGGTGGTCTTCGCCGGTTCGGGTGGCCCGCCCACGCTGGTCTTCGACGAGGTCGACGCGGGGGTCGGCGGTCAGGCGGCGGTGGAGATCGGTCGGCGGCTGGCCCGGCTGGCCCGCAGCCACCAGGTGCTGGTCGTCACCCACCTGCCGCAGGTGGCGGCGTTCGCCGACCGGCACCTGGTGGTGGCGAAGGACACGGGCGGCGCGGTGACCACCAGCGGGGTGCGTGTGGTGGAGGACACCGAGCGGGCCCGGGAGCTGGCTCGGATGCTCGCTGGTTTGCCCGATTCGGATCTGGGTATCGCCCACGCCGAGGAGCTCCTGGCTGTGGCGGCCAAGGAAAGGCGGCCGTGA
- the steA gene encoding putative cytokinetic ring protein SteA, which translates to MRLPTLRRNRIAEPGTVLGTARLDRRTKRLVGRLRPGDIAVIDHVDLDRVAADSLVAVGVAAVLNAKPSVSGRYPNLGPEVLIAAGIPLLDDLGEGVFERIREGDQVRIEGNTVFAGDEPVALGSLQDAESVAKAMADAREGLSVQLEAFAANTMDYLRQERDLLLDGVGVPDIETQMQGRHCLIVVRGYDYKADLDVLRPYIREFKPVLIGVDGGADALVEAGYTPDMIIGDMDSVTDDVLRCGAEVIVHAYPDGRAPGLPRVNGLGVPAVTFPAAATSEDLAMLLADEKGASLLVAVGTHATLVEFLDKGRGGMASTFLTRLKVGGKLVDAKGVSRLYRQSISGSSLLLLVLSAVAAMASAVAVSTVGKAYLGVAAEWWDNLVFQLYRLF; encoded by the coding sequence ATGCGTCTACCCACGTTGCGCCGGAACCGGATCGCGGAGCCGGGCACAGTCCTCGGCACCGCGCGCCTTGATCGCCGGACGAAACGCCTGGTCGGTCGGCTGCGCCCCGGTGACATCGCGGTGATCGACCACGTCGACCTGGACCGGGTGGCGGCCGATTCGTTGGTCGCCGTCGGGGTCGCGGCGGTGCTCAACGCCAAGCCCTCGGTGTCCGGCCGCTACCCGAACCTGGGCCCGGAGGTGCTGATCGCCGCCGGCATCCCGCTCCTGGACGACCTGGGGGAGGGCGTCTTCGAGCGGATCCGCGAGGGCGACCAGGTGCGCATCGAGGGCAACACGGTCTTCGCCGGCGATGAGCCGGTGGCGCTCGGCAGCCTGCAGGACGCCGAGTCGGTCGCCAAGGCGATGGCCGACGCCCGCGAGGGGCTCTCGGTGCAGTTGGAGGCGTTCGCCGCCAACACCATGGACTACCTGCGCCAGGAGCGCGACCTGCTGCTCGACGGCGTGGGCGTGCCGGACATCGAGACCCAGATGCAGGGTCGGCACTGCCTGATCGTGGTGCGCGGCTACGACTACAAGGCCGACCTGGACGTGCTGCGCCCGTACATCCGGGAGTTCAAGCCGGTGTTGATCGGCGTCGACGGCGGCGCCGACGCGCTGGTCGAGGCCGGGTACACCCCCGACATGATCATCGGGGACATGGATTCGGTCACCGACGACGTGCTGCGCTGCGGCGCCGAGGTGATCGTGCACGCCTACCCGGACGGGCGGGCGCCCGGCCTGCCCCGGGTCAACGGCCTCGGCGTCCCGGCGGTGACCTTCCCGGCGGCGGCGACCAGCGAGGACCTGGCCATGCTGCTGGCCGACGAGAAGGGCGCCTCGCTGCTGGTCGCGGTCGGCACCCACGCCACGCTGGTCGAGTTCCTGGACAAGGGCCGCGGCGGGATGGCCTCGACGTTCCTGACCCGGCTGAAGGTCGGCGGCAAGCTGGTCGACGCCAAGGGCGTGAGCCGGCTCTACCGGCAGAGCATCTCCGGTTCGTCGCTGCTGCTGCTGGTGCTCTCGGCGGTCGCGGCGATGGCCTCCGCGGTGGCCGTTTCCACTGTCGGGAAGGCGTACCTGGGCGTGGCCGCCGAGTGGTGGGACAATCTGGTGTTCCAGCTGTACCGGCTCTTCTAG
- a CDS encoding copper transporter codes for MINFRYHVVSLTAVFLALAIGLVVGTAALNGPVADSLKEQVTGLRKDNQQWRQTVSNMEKQLGLEEEFAEEMSQVVLPGTLTGRRVVVLSLPNGRDHTEGVLKKLQLGGATITGRVDLQDKFVNPDNNSNLLELAVTAARPTAQTTGLPGNGHGVETSSALLASVLLDRAQGTAPVSDADRRAVLAAYNNAGYLTTDDNKVTGPAEAVVVVSGQPYVDKDSEKRDESVVKIAEQFDRTGSIVVGGNGSAGGNVVAVVRGDPVLSQTISTVDNANTVQGQLVTSLALVQQLTEKKAGQYGVGDNAASLLPRLPQ; via the coding sequence GTGATCAACTTCCGCTACCACGTGGTGTCCCTCACCGCGGTCTTCCTGGCTCTGGCGATCGGCCTGGTGGTCGGCACGGCCGCCCTCAACGGCCCCGTCGCCGACTCGCTCAAGGAGCAGGTCACCGGGCTGCGCAAGGACAACCAGCAGTGGCGTCAGACGGTCAGCAACATGGAGAAGCAGCTCGGGCTGGAGGAGGAGTTCGCCGAGGAGATGTCCCAGGTCGTCCTGCCGGGCACCCTCACCGGGCGCCGGGTCGTGGTGCTCAGCCTGCCCAACGGGCGCGACCACACCGAGGGCGTGCTCAAGAAGCTCCAGCTCGGCGGCGCCACCATCACCGGCCGCGTCGACCTGCAGGACAAGTTCGTCAACCCGGACAACAACTCCAACCTGCTGGAGCTGGCCGTCACCGCCGCGCGGCCGACCGCGCAGACCACCGGCCTGCCGGGCAACGGGCACGGCGTGGAGACCTCCAGCGCCCTGCTGGCCAGCGTCCTGCTGGACCGCGCCCAAGGCACCGCGCCGGTCAGCGACGCCGACCGGCGGGCGGTGCTCGCCGCGTACAACAACGCCGGCTACCTGACCACCGACGACAACAAGGTCACCGGGCCGGCGGAGGCCGTCGTGGTGGTCAGCGGCCAGCCGTACGTCGACAAGGACTCCGAGAAGCGGGACGAGTCGGTCGTCAAGATCGCCGAGCAGTTCGACCGGACCGGGTCGATCGTGGTGGGCGGCAACGGTTCCGCCGGCGGCAACGTGGTGGCCGTGGTCCGTGGCGACCCGGTGCTGTCCCAGACCATCTCCACGGTCGACAACGCCAACACCGTGCAGGGCCAGCTGGTCACCAGCCTCGCCCTGGTGCAGCAGCTCACCGAAAAGAAGGCCGGCCAGTACGGCGTCGGCGACAACGCCGCCTCGCTGCTGCCTAGACTGCCCCAGTGA